One Acidimicrobiia bacterium genomic window, CATCTCGGAGCAGGCCTTTTGGATACATGCGGAACCGGAGGGGATCGCTCGGGAACCATCAACGTGTCGACGATCTCAGCGTTTGTAGCAGCAGGAGCCGGCGCTATGGTGGCTAAGCACGGCAACAGGGCTGCTTCTTCAAAATGCGGCTCGGCCGATCTACTTGAAGCACTTGGGGTCGAGATCAATCTGGGCCCAGTGGAGGTAAAGCGTTGCTTTGAAGAGGCAGGAATCTGCTTTTTGTTCGCTAGAAGATTCCATCCTGCAATGCGCTACGTTGCCTCGGTTCGTCAGGAGCTGGGAATTCCGACGGTGATGAACATATTGGGTCCACTTTGTAATCCTGCGGGAGCGCAATATCACTCTATGGGTGTAGCGGATGCGACAGTGGCAGAGCTGATCGCCGAGACGATTCGCCTGTTGGGGCGTGGGCGGACGTTGCTGTTCTACGGACGTGATGGGCTCGACGAAATTTCCCCATCATCGGAGTCGGTCGTTTATGAGATCGACAACTCCGAGATAGCTCAGTACACCATAGACCCGAGGCGACTAGGTTTTCCGACGCATTCGATACAGGATGTAGCAGGAGGCTCTCCCGAGCAAAACAAAGAAATACTGGAACGAATTCTCGCTGGCGAGAGATCGCCTGCGGCTGACTTTGTAATTCTGAATTCGGCTGCCGCTCTTGTTGCCTGTGGCATGGCTTGCTCTTTCGAAGAAGGTGTCGAAATGGCCCAGGTTTCCGTCGAAGAAGGCAAGGCAGCGGGCAAGGTAGATGCACTTATAGCCGCTTCACAAAGAGCTGCCAAAGAAGGAGGCACCGTTTCGTAGACGAGACGGGGATTTACTGATATGCCAACGGGGCGAACTTGGGCCACGGGTTTGCCTGCTCGTATCTGTAGGCGATTTGAAGCAAAGTGCCGTCGGAGAATCGCGGTCCGGCTATCTGGACTCCAACCGGCAAGCCATTTGAGTCAACCCCCGCTGGCACACTGATTGCGGGATTCCCTGTCAGGTTGAATGGGTAAGTGAACGGTATTACTCCAAACGGCCCCACTCGTTTGCCGGCGATATCGTTAGGAATGCTACCTTCGGCAGGAATGGCTGTAGTAGCGGTTGTCGGTGTGAATAGAAAGTCCACATTCTCGAACAGCCTTGCTTGAGCCTCGACTAGCTGACTCACCCGCTCTAGTGCTCTCCCTACATCTTCCAGCTTTAGGGTCTTTGTCATCTCGATCGATAGTTGTACGGGCGGCGTCAAATCCTCATAGCGATCTGGAAGATACGGTTGTAATTCATAAGCAAGCTCGACGCTTCCAAGGATACTCCAGGCCTTGGCCGGGTCCTTGAATGGAACATCTACCTCAATCAATTCGAGGGATGTAGCTTCGCAAGCAGCCTCTGCGGCTTTACGCGCTATTCGGGCTACATCGGGATCACAAACACCGAAGCCCATCGTTTCGGACCATCCCGCTCTCAGACCCTTAGGGAGGTCGATCTCGAGGCGCGCTTCGAACTCAGGTTGGACAGGATAGGTATCGGGATCCAGAGGTGATGGACCGGCTGTCACGTCTAGGTGGCGGGCTACATCTCTGACGCAGCGCGCCAAACATCCGAGAACCGAGGCGTGTGAAATGCTGAAGTACCCGGGTCCATGTGGAATCAGGCCGCGGGTAGGCTTGTGTCCAACGAGTCCACAAAAGGATGCCGGGATTCTTGTAGAGCCCCCACCGTCTGAGGCAGTGCCAAGAGGTACTATTCCAGCTGCTACTGCTGCGGCAGATCCACCCGAAGATCCTCCAGGGGACCGATCGAGATTCCACGGATTTCTCGTAATTCCGTGAATCTTGGATCGCGTGAAGAAAGTGGACCCGAATTCTGGGGTAGCAGATTTACCTATCACGATGGCCCCGGCACGTTTTACCCGTGCAACATGAGTAGAGTCGTTGGTTGCAATAAAATCCTTGAAAAGAAGAGACCCTCTGGTCGTCGGGAGGCCCTCTGCATCCTCGAGGTCTTTAACTAAAATTGGAACCCCTGCTAGGCCTCCGGGATCCCGGCCCGAGGCGATAGCCGAGTCGATGGATTCAGCTGCTCTACGAGCTCTCTCGTAGTCGGAAGCGACAACCGCGTTGATGCTGGGGTTCAAAGTTTCGATACGTTGAATTGCTTCGTCGAGGACTTTCGAAGCGCTCAATGAGCCTTGCCGAATTGCATCGGCAAGCTGCCATGAATCGAATTGCCAAAGGTTTTCCGGTGGATTCGTAGGAGAGCTCGAAGGGGTTCTGGTGGCCACTTGAATCTACGCTCCTTTCTTCTGTAATACGCTGGTTAATACGGTGGCTCGGCAACTTTTGGGGACTCTGCATTTCCGCTTTAGCTCTTGCTCGGGTAACCTCGTAACGGCTGAAGCATCCTACATGACCTTACAGGTTGGCGAGCGCGCGGCGACAAACGGGCTAGAAGCATCGGAGGTATCGAAATTCGGTTCAGGTGCAGGAATTGTGGCAACCTAACTCGATTCGATGTTCTAGAGCGCCGCAGGACACGGTCGTACTATCACTTCTCGCTTGGAGGGGAGCTCAGTGTGGAAGACTCCGAGGAGTTAGAAAGGAAGATAGAGAGAATAACTTGTCGTTGGTGCCAGACTTCTGGTGGCATAGAGGAGTTTCGCTTCGATCAGGGAGAGTCGGGATCAGACGAGTCACCGTCAGAACGGCCTGGTTGCCATTAAGTTTTGTTGATTGATCAAGAGAAGAAGGAGGGACGGTGAATAATCCGTTGGAAGGAGTAAGAGTATTGGATCTTACCCGGCTGCTTCCAGGAGGATATTGCACCCAACTCCTGGCTGACTTGGGAGCCGATGTAATCAAAGTAGAAGAGCCCGGGCGCGGGGATTACATCCGCTGGTCTCCCCCCATGGTAGGAGACTACTCGGCTGCTCACTGGGTGCTTAACCGGAACAAGAGATCGATCACTCTAAACCTAAAGCATCCAAAAGGGCGACAACTGCTGTTGGAACTGTGTAAGACGGCCCAAGTTTTCGTAGAAGGCTTTCGTCCTGGTGTCATGTCCAAGCTGGGCCTCGCCTACGAAGATGTCTCTGGGGTGAACCAGTCTATTGTTTACTGCTCGATTAGTGGATACGGACAGAGCGGACCTTACGGGCAAAAAGCAGGCCACGACATCAACTACATCGGCTATGCGGGGGTTTTGGGATTCACAGGTACTCCGGATGGTACACCAGTGCTGCCGGCGGTGCAGATAGGCGATTTGGGTGGGGGCGGCACTATTCCCGCCGTAGGCATCCTAGCCGCGCTGTACAAAGCAGGGCGCGATGGAAAGGGCGAATACATTGATGTTGGAATGATGGACGGGGTCGTCTCCTGGCTGTCCATTCATGCAGCCAAGTATTTCGGAGGGGGCGGTGAACCTACCTGGGGAAGCGAGGTTCTCAATGGTTCGGTTCCCTGCTACAACCTTTACCGATGTAAGGATGGCAAATGGATCACGGTCGGCGCTCTCGAACCTCAGTTCTGGCAGGCGTTTTGCGAAGGCATAGGCCGAGCAGACTTGATTGGAAGCCAGTTCAAAAGAGAGGCGATTTCTGAAGTCCAGTCCGTGATCGAATCCAAGCGCAGAGACGAGTGGCTGAACATATTCGAGCAGTATGATGCCTGCGTGGGTCCTGTGCACTCCATAGCAGAGGCTTTGAGCGACCCTCAAGTGCGCCACCGTGAGATGGTGGTGACCCAACCGCTTTCCTCCGGAGGGTCACTTGAGACATTGGGGACACCTATAAAGTTCGGAGACGGTGTCCAAAAGAGATTTTCTTCAGCGCCAAAACTGGGAGAACACAACTCCGAAGTTCTTGCCGAGGTGGGGGTGTCCGATACCGAGATCGAGAGCCTAAAGGAAGAAGGTGTTATCTGAGAGCGCCGAAGGCAGTGAGGTTCGGGCACGACTAGGCGTAATAACGAACGATTTCCCCCCAAAACTTGGGGGAATTCAGAGTTACTTCCTTTCTCTTTTCGAATCTTTAGGTCCAGAGGAAGTAATCGTTGTAGCGCCTCGCGTGGAGGGCTGTGAACGTTTCGATCGGCGGTGTCCTTTTGAGGTTGTGCGCATTGCCACACCCCCCGAGGCGCTCTTACCCACTCCTAAGACGGCCAAACTGGTAGCTGGTCTGCTGAAGAGTCGGGGTGTAGACATTGTGGGACTAACTTCGATGGTTCCCCTTATACCTCTGGGAGTACGCACAGCCACTCTGTGCGACTCTCCACTAGTGGTGTGGCACCACGGGGCCGAAATTGCTTCCTTAGCTCGCATTCCGTTTTCACGAATAGCGCTGGGAAAATATGGGCGCAAAGTAGATGTGCACTTTGTAGTGAGCAACTGGACCGGATCAGTGGCCAGACAGGCGTTCGGAGAGGGGGCCGATATTCGTTTGATGAGGTTCGGTGTAGATGCGGACCGTTTCCATCCTGTGTCTTCTGACGACGAAAAAATGCGCAAACGAAGCGAGATCGGTGTCGCAAATGGGGACGCCGACCCACTTTTGCTGTCGGTAGGCCGCCTAGTAAAGAGGAAGGGAAACGACGTCTTGGTTTCGGTTGTGACGTTGATGAAATCTCGATATCCAAAGTGCTCCCTCGTTATAGCAGGGAGGGGTCCGGATCGTCAGCGTCTCGAAAAACTGGTAGCCCAGAGCCCGGTGTCCGAGAAGATTCAGTTTTTAGGAGCTGTGGATGGCGATATGCTTCCAGACCTCTACCGATGCGCCGACATCTTCGTCGCTCCGATCCGCTCAAGGTTTTTTGGGATAGAAGGTGAAGGATTGGGAATCACGTTAGTCGAGGCGGCAGCAAGCGGTCTCCCCGTTGTAGCTGGGCGTTCTGGCGGGACTCCAGAGGCCGTACTGGATGGAATTTCGGGTTTTGTCGTAGACGGCGCAGATCCTTACGAGGTGGTCGCTGCAATCGCTCGCATCGTAGTCGACAAAGATTTGCGCAGGGCGATGGGAACAAAGGGACGAGAATTCGTTCAATCGGAGTTTTCCAGATCGAAAATGGCTCATGTGTTCAGGGCAGCCGCTAGAGATGTTTTAGACAGGACTGGTTGAGCTCTGGGTCTATATCGGTTATCTGGTAATACCGATAACGCAAACGAACAGCTTGCGCGCCCTCGGCCTGTCGTCGCAGTCTATGAGCACCGGCGTTTGCCACGTCCCTACAAGAATTTCGGAGTTCACGACTGGTAGCTGAAGCGAAGGTCCGAGCAAGGACGCGCGCAAGTGCGCGTGGCCATTGGTGTCGTGATTCACGACATTGTGACGATAGAGATGGCTGGCGGGAACCCACGAGTCGAGGAATTCCTTAAGGTCTGCCTGTGTACCGGGTTCCAGTTCCATAGCCGTGAGTGCACATGTAGTGTGAGGAACAAATACCGATACGATTCCCTCCACTACTCCCGAGCTTTTGACAACCGATGAGATGTGCGTATAGATGTCTACGATGTCGTTGTTTCCCTTGGTCGAGATCGACAATGTCTGGCTATATGTTTTGAACTCGCCCATCGGAACCTTTCCCCGTACGGAAGATCTTCCTACCCTAGAACTCGAGCAGTGAATCTAGCATCGGACAGCCACAGAGTAACGCATTGTGATAAATGCTTCCGGACGAACCCGTTGGGTAAAAGCCCTCGGGATAACACCTTGGGGCTGGCTTTGTTGTGCTGTGTAGCGGACAAGAGCGGTTCACCATAGCAACGGAAACTCGGCCCTTAGTCGTATGTACTTGACAAAGCAAAGGGGGCTTTGAGAGATGGAACAGATGAGAAGTGACATAGCGCAATCCGAGGTCTCTAGTGGGCAGGAATCTACCGACACCACAGACGACGCTAAAGTGAGCGGGAGTCAGAGTCGTGTAGTAGAGGTGAGGCGAAAGCTTGACAAGGTTCCGACCAACCCATCCGGCGCTGTCGAAGCTGTCAAAGCATGGATCGTGAGGCGAGACGGTGTAGACTCTGCACTCTGTATCGAAGAAGCTGTGAAGGTGAATCTAGCCGCGAGACACGTTGCCGTACCCGATGAAATACTTTCCAAAGGCTGGTATGCGGAGCCTAGAAAGGCAGGGGGATGGGTAGTGGGTTTTCGGTTTATAAGCGGAGGACAGCCACGTAGCGCAGAGTGGGTGGTAGACGACGTTCGCCGTGAGGTAAAAGCCGCTAACACATATGCTGAAGAGTTGGAGTGGGTAAAAGCCGAACCTTCGAGGGAGACCCGATCAGATCGAGCCTGAGCCAGCACATTCGAGTCATCGCACGCCGTGCAGGCCTCGATGTCGTGGGCTTTTCCAGAGCTAAGCCGTATTCAGAAACCGCTCAAGTTATCGAGGAACGAAAGAAGGCGGGGCTTTTCGGCAAGCTTGGGTTCACAACGCGAGAGCCTTGGATATCATGCGATCCCACAGCTTCTCTACGAGGAGTACGCTCGATCATTACCTGTGGGCTGTACTACTACTGTGATCCGCCCCCTAAACCATTCAGTACTGCAGCTCGCATCGCATCCTACGCGCGGCGAGACTTTTATACCGAGCTACGTAAAGGTTTGGAAGCTGTGGCCGTAGCATTGAGGGAACGTGGCTTCGAGGCTGTCGTGATGGCTGACTCGAATCGTCTTACCGACCGGCCTCCCGCTGTTGAGGCAGGTTTGGGGCGATACGGGAAGAACTCGATGGTTATAACGCACACTCATGGATCCTGGGTATTGTTGGGGTCTGTCTTGACTACAGCAGAACTCCCAGAGGGATCTCCTTCGAAGCCGGATTGCGGCCCGTGCCGCGCCTGCATGGTGAGATGCCCGACGGGTGCGATCGTCGCCGAGGGAGTAATCGACGCGCGCCGATGCATTGCGTATTTACTCCAAGCCTCTGGACCAATCCCTGAGGAGTTTCGCGGGGCTGTAGGCGACAGACTCTACGGTTGCGACGACTGCCAGAGCTGCTGTCCGTTAAACAAGGAGACCTCTATGCAGGATGACAGCGCGAAGCACCAACATGTTAGGGCGTTATCTGAAGAAAGCGTCCAAGCCGCGACTTATGAAGATTTTTGGGTCGACGCACGCTGGGTACTGCGGGCATCAACCCAAGTACTGAAGGAGCGTTTTGGACATTTTTACGTTCCGCGTCGAGATTTCGACTATCTTCGTCGAAATGCTTTGGTCGTACTCGGAAACTGCGGAGGGCAGGGCGATCTAAAGGCAGTAGAGGCGTTCAAGGGCTCACCGAAGCGCCTCCTTAGGGAGCACGCCGAGTGGGCTGTACGGCAAATTAGACGCCGGCTATCACAAGCTCACGTTGTTTCTTAGGCCACGTTGAAGGAACAAAGCCGGTTTTTGCATCAGATGAAAAGTTAAAAGATGTTTGAGGCAGAGGAAAGCAAAACACTTGAGATAGATGCACCCGTGGAGGTGGTATACGAGGTGATTACGGACTTTGAGCGATATCCCGAATGGGCTAGGTCGCTTAGAAAGGTGGTTGTTCACGACGGGTTGCGTTCTGGAGCCGAGGCTTGCGCTGATTCGGTAGCACCGAGCGGTGAATCATACCATCCGGCGGAGGTCGAGTTTTTTGGGGGAGCGATGGGGTTTCACGCGCGCTACCGGCTCCGGTACAAATTCGACCCTCCTACGAAGCTTGAGTGGGATCTAGTAGATGGCGAAGTAAAAGGATTATTCCTCAAGTTTTCTATCTCGTCCTTGAACGGCTCTTATGTGTTCGAGCCAACGCAAGACGGGAGAGCTCTCGCCACATATACCCTGCGAGTGGCGTTCCCGGTGGCTCTCGGGCCGTTGCGCAAAAAGGCAGAGGAGATTGTCATGGAAACCGGGTTGAAAGACCTCAAGTACAGGGCAGAGTGGCTGGCTTCAACTCGTCGAAACGGCTCCGGTTAGTTTTTCAAAGATTAGGTCGGTAAGCGTGCGACGCATCCTCGTGTACACCGGAAAGGGCGGGACCGGAAAGACCACAATTGCTGCCGCCACCGCTGCGTTGGTCGCAAGGCGGGGAATACGCACCCTCGCGATTTCTACCGATCCCGCGCATAGTCTCGGGGATGCGTACGACTGCAAATTAGAAGACAACCCTATCGAGATAGCTCCAAATTTGTTCGGACGGCAAGTGGAGGGCACGGCTCGTCTCGAAAAAGACTGGGGTGTGATACGTAACCAAGTGGCGGCGCTCCTGGATTGGGCAGGAGCTGATTCGTTAGACGCAGAGGAGCTGGCGATTCTGCCAGGACTTGAAGAGCTGTTTACTCTCGCCGACCTTGTTGACTACTACCGTAAAAACGAGTATGACGCGGTGATTGTAGACGCGGCGCCAACGGCGGAGACTCTGCGCCTTCTGGCTATCCCAGAAATACTGAGATGGTGGATGTCGACCGTATGGCCGGTAGGACGCGGACTAGCAAAGGTGGTGCGTCCGGTAGTGACGAGAGTGTCATCGATGCCGTTTGCTTCAGACGAGGCCTTGGATGCCGCCGAAGACCTTTACGAGCGCATACTCGCAGCACATGGCCTTCTCTCCGACCCTTCTATTACATCGGTGCGCCTAGTGTTCAACGCCGAGAAAGTCGTGCTCGCCGAAACGCGCAGAACTTACACGTACTTGTGCCTTTTCGGGTATCCCGTAGATGCAATTATCGCAAACAAGCTGGTCTCATCAGTAGATGGTGCAATATCAGGAGAGAGTCAACTTCTCGAATCATTACGTCAGCGTGAGATGCGCTGGATCGAACAGGCAAAACGAGACTTCGAAGGTATGACGATGCTGGAGTGCCCGTACTGTCCGGAGGAGCCCGTAGGAGTGGAAAAGCTTGTGCGTCTTGGCGAGAACGTTTATAGAGACTTGGATCCGCTCGCCACCTATGGGGGAGTAGATACGATGGAAATGTTTGCCGATGGCAACACGGCTTTCCTTCGGATATTTTTGCCACTCACCAAGAAAAAAGACATAGATGTTTACCGGAAGGGCTCCGAGCTTTACGTAAGAGTTGGTGAATACACTCGCAATATTCACCTTCCCCACTCGCTGGCTAGGCGAAAGCTGGAGTCGGCACGATATCGAGACAGCCGCCTAGTGATCGCGTTTTCAGGGAATAGAACGAGAGCAGAGGCTTTCTCTGATGAGGGTACGTCTCAGGAGGACCGACGATGACAATACGAGAGCGAGGCTCAGCACATCCTATTCCCGAGGGACGTAGTGCCGAGTGCTTCCAGACTCAGAGAAGTCTACTTAAGACGAGATTCAGCGTGTTCGACGGTGGGGGCGATGGGGCGGCCGTGGCAGAGCCAGATATGGAGCTGCGATCGGGGGAACACCGATATCACTCGGAGTGTTATGCATGCCCGGTTGGTGAGGCATTCAGAAATGTCTCGCAAGCAGCCAGGAGCGAGGCCATAGAGGGATTGATAGACGCACTGGCGGAGCTGGTACGAACAGGTAGCAAGTTGTTGGAGAGTATAGCCGCCTGGGCAACATCTGCTCAGAACCGTAGTGGTGACGAGGTTATAGAGCGCGTTTGTGTGGAGTGAGTGAATCGTGGCAGGTGAACACAGTTTGAACGTAAAAACAAAGAACAAC contains:
- the trpD gene encoding anthranilate phosphoribosyltransferase, giving the protein MSKKHFAKSVAEELGVVGDWARILEALTCGQSLGRQGAADAMRSVMAGEATSAQIGAFLAAYRWRLPSAAELAGMAEAMLAAAERVHLGAGLLDTCGTGGDRSGTINVSTISAFVAAGAGAMVAKHGNRAASSKCGSADLLEALGVEINLGPVEVKRCFEEAGICFLFARRFHPAMRYVASVRQELGIPTVMNILGPLCNPAGAQYHSMGVADATVAELIAETIRLLGRGRTLLFYGRDGLDEISPSSESVVYEIDNSEIAQYTIDPRRLGFPTHSIQDVAGGSPEQNKEILERILAGERSPAADFVILNSAAALVACGMACSFEEGVEMAQVSVEEGKAAGKVDALIAASQRAAKEGGTVS
- a CDS encoding amidase translates to MQVATRTPSSSPTNPPENLWQFDSWQLADAIRQGSLSASKVLDEAIQRIETLNPSINAVVASDYERARRAAESIDSAIASGRDPGGLAGVPILVKDLEDAEGLPTTRGSLLFKDFIATNDSTHVARVKRAGAIVIGKSATPEFGSTFFTRSKIHGITRNPWNLDRSPGGSSGGSAAAVAAGIVPLGTASDGGGSTRIPASFCGLVGHKPTRGLIPHGPGYFSISHASVLGCLARCVRDVARHLDVTAGPSPLDPDTYPVQPEFEARLEIDLPKGLRAGWSETMGFGVCDPDVARIARKAAEAACEATSLELIEVDVPFKDPAKAWSILGSVELAYELQPYLPDRYEDLTPPVQLSIEMTKTLKLEDVGRALERVSQLVEAQARLFENVDFLFTPTTATTAIPAEGSIPNDIAGKRVGPFGVIPFTYPFNLTGNPAISVPAGVDSNGLPVGVQIAGPRFSDGTLLQIAYRYEQANPWPKFAPLAYQ
- a CDS encoding CoA transferase, whose amino-acid sequence is MNNPLEGVRVLDLTRLLPGGYCTQLLADLGADVIKVEEPGRGDYIRWSPPMVGDYSAAHWVLNRNKRSITLNLKHPKGRQLLLELCKTAQVFVEGFRPGVMSKLGLAYEDVSGVNQSIVYCSISGYGQSGPYGQKAGHDINYIGYAGVLGFTGTPDGTPVLPAVQIGDLGGGGTIPAVGILAALYKAGRDGKGEYIDVGMMDGVVSWLSIHAAKYFGGGGEPTWGSEVLNGSVPCYNLYRCKDGKWITVGALEPQFWQAFCEGIGRADLIGSQFKREAISEVQSVIESKRRDEWLNIFEQYDACVGPVHSIAEALSDPQVRHREMVVTQPLSSGGSLETLGTPIKFGDGVQKRFSSAPKLGEHNSEVLAEVGVSDTEIESLKEEGVI
- a CDS encoding alpha-(1-2)-phosphatidylinositol mannosyltransferase — protein: MLSESAEGSEVRARLGVITNDFPPKLGGIQSYFLSLFESLGPEEVIVVAPRVEGCERFDRRCPFEVVRIATPPEALLPTPKTAKLVAGLLKSRGVDIVGLTSMVPLIPLGVRTATLCDSPLVVWHHGAEIASLARIPFSRIALGKYGRKVDVHFVVSNWTGSVARQAFGEGADIRLMRFGVDADRFHPVSSDDEKMRKRSEIGVANGDADPLLLSVGRLVKRKGNDVLVSVVTLMKSRYPKCSLVIAGRGPDRQRLEKLVAQSPVSEKIQFLGAVDGDMLPDLYRCADIFVAPIRSRFFGIEGEGLGITLVEAAASGLPVVAGRSGGTPEAVLDGISGFVVDGADPYEVVAAIARIVVDKDLRRAMGTKGREFVQSEFSRSKMAHVFRAAARDVLDRTG
- a CDS encoding secondary thiamine-phosphate synthase enzyme, whose protein sequence is MGEFKTYSQTLSISTKGNNDIVDIYTHISSVVKSSGVVEGIVSVFVPHTTCALTAMELEPGTQADLKEFLDSWVPASHLYRHNVVNHDTNGHAHLRASLLGPSLQLPVVNSEILVGTWQTPVLIDCDDRPRARKLFVCVIGITR
- the queG gene encoding tRNA epoxyqueuosine(34) reductase QueG → MGKSRTFEGDPIRSSLSQHIRVIARRAGLDVVGFSRAKPYSETAQVIEERKKAGLFGKLGFTTREPWISCDPTASLRGVRSIITCGLYYYCDPPPKPFSTAARIASYARRDFYTELRKGLEAVAVALRERGFEAVVMADSNRLTDRPPAVEAGLGRYGKNSMVITHTHGSWVLLGSVLTTAELPEGSPSKPDCGPCRACMVRCPTGAIVAEGVIDARRCIAYLLQASGPIPEEFRGAVGDRLYGCDDCQSCCPLNKETSMQDDSAKHQHVRALSEESVQAATYEDFWVDARWVLRASTQVLKERFGHFYVPRRDFDYLRRNALVVLGNCGGQGDLKAVEAFKGSPKRLLREHAEWAVRQIRRRLSQAHVVS
- a CDS encoding arsenic-transporting ATPase, encoding MRSVSVRRILVYTGKGGTGKTTIAAATAALVARRGIRTLAISTDPAHSLGDAYDCKLEDNPIEIAPNLFGRQVEGTARLEKDWGVIRNQVAALLDWAGADSLDAEELAILPGLEELFTLADLVDYYRKNEYDAVIVDAAPTAETLRLLAIPEILRWWMSTVWPVGRGLAKVVRPVVTRVSSMPFASDEALDAAEDLYERILAAHGLLSDPSITSVRLVFNAEKVVLAETRRTYTYLCLFGYPVDAIIANKLVSSVDGAISGESQLLESLRQREMRWIEQAKRDFEGMTMLECPYCPEEPVGVEKLVRLGENVYRDLDPLATYGGVDTMEMFADGNTAFLRIFLPLTKKKDIDVYRKGSELYVRVGEYTRNIHLPHSLARRKLESARYRDSRLVIAFSGNRTRAEAFSDEGTSQEDRR